One genomic window of Indioceanicola profundi includes the following:
- a CDS encoding glycoside hydrolase family 15 protein, giving the protein MTLQLLPPGSISGPEASIAALDRLYDHVTKVMLSRQHPVTGLLPASTAITVHGNYTHAWVRDNVYSVIGAWALGLAYRRRGDRPARARLLEQSVLKTMRGLLQAMMRQAAKVERFKHTQNPLDSLHAIYSASTGETVAQDNGWGHLQIDATSLFLLMLAQMTRSGLPILYTMDEVAFVQNLAHYIGPAYRIADYGIWERGRKINDGRAELNASSIGMAKAALEAIQGMDMFGEDAFGAGEGRQAVIHVVPDEIARARATLEALLPRESGSKEVDAALLSVIGWPAFAVEDPDLVARTSANIAAKLEGRWGAKRFLRDGHQTALEDHNRLHYEAGELSRFDGIESEWPLFFTYRYVTALLTGDREAASVYRKKLDGLLVERHGEPLLPELFIVPAELAEAERAAPGSQPRVPNENVPLLWAQSLYVVGLLLEAGLLAPADIDPLNRRSRIGRKPPVPVRLVVLAEDEDIRCSLGRFGVEAQRLDPAGPVAVCAPDVLTEVLGHIGDCPALGLTGRPPRRLGSLITAQAFRLSGKPTVFVPTFIGEDGFYFSFDNRLVIQRLLTEVAYVNRSWTRSEAPLLVLPVTHGMTESAGFDELARTLAALSAGRVPELAIRGVTLGQALADAHTVSLHGVPPGRPLAPSNRFEVAAETEALDRPDLSEEEQLELLYRTAGRHGQWATVRTAAYRLGRHDERLQDAVKEMVVRRKRIMLGRTGQPGDLVDTPLDNAGVIARLARACAGDPCQDMLAEEMVLFCGTAVKANPDLFRHCLTLRPLDLVGLLVRSLQRDRSIDEAEACRHLAGESPHNVATRLRRLIAGCPGMTGEFCLPTLSGMESDRPVFGLEAETAGWVAGFIAGGCDWAAWRDATGALLPVPPDFFARVWEVLHHCDALVIADPAEPAHRLDSFVLRADATPDERDFALAVELLLDRIADPAYRQLTVETLWAMSELLRARSDLRIKGSVAVDELLAAAVCAQGIADPAEAWRRFRALSPTEVAEAVAATFPARAGSPGVSVAA; this is encoded by the coding sequence ATGACACTTCAGCTCCTTCCGCCCGGCAGCATCAGCGGTCCGGAAGCGTCCATCGCGGCGCTGGACCGGCTGTACGATCATGTCACAAAGGTGATGCTGTCGCGCCAGCACCCGGTCACCGGCCTGCTGCCGGCCAGTACGGCGATCACCGTGCATGGCAATTACACCCATGCGTGGGTCCGAGACAACGTCTACAGCGTCATCGGCGCCTGGGCACTTGGGTTGGCCTACCGCCGAAGGGGCGACCGTCCCGCTCGCGCCCGGTTGCTTGAGCAGTCGGTGCTGAAGACCATGCGCGGCCTGCTTCAGGCCATGATGCGGCAGGCCGCGAAGGTGGAGAGGTTCAAGCACACCCAGAACCCGCTGGACAGCCTGCACGCGATCTATTCCGCCAGCACCGGGGAAACGGTGGCGCAGGATAATGGCTGGGGGCACCTCCAGATCGACGCCACCTCGCTGTTCCTGCTGATGCTGGCGCAGATGACGCGCTCCGGCCTGCCGATCCTGTACACCATGGACGAGGTGGCGTTCGTCCAGAATCTGGCCCACTACATCGGCCCGGCCTACCGCATCGCCGATTACGGCATCTGGGAGCGGGGCCGGAAGATCAATGACGGCAGGGCGGAGCTGAATGCCAGTTCCATCGGCATGGCGAAGGCGGCGCTGGAAGCCATCCAGGGCATGGACATGTTCGGGGAGGACGCGTTCGGCGCCGGCGAGGGGCGGCAGGCCGTCATCCATGTGGTCCCCGACGAGATCGCCCGCGCCCGCGCCACGCTGGAAGCGCTGCTGCCGCGCGAATCGGGTTCCAAGGAGGTGGATGCGGCGCTCCTCTCCGTGATCGGCTGGCCCGCCTTCGCGGTGGAGGACCCCGATCTGGTGGCCCGCACCAGCGCCAACATCGCGGCCAAGCTGGAAGGGCGCTGGGGCGCCAAGCGCTTCCTGCGCGACGGGCATCAGACCGCGTTGGAAGACCATAACCGCCTGCACTACGAAGCAGGGGAGCTGAGCCGCTTCGACGGGATCGAATCGGAATGGCCGCTCTTCTTCACCTATCGCTATGTCACGGCTCTGCTGACCGGAGACCGGGAGGCGGCGTCCGTCTACCGGAAGAAGCTGGACGGGCTGCTGGTGGAGCGGCATGGAGAACCGTTGCTGCCCGAGCTGTTCATCGTCCCTGCCGAGCTGGCAGAGGCCGAGCGGGCCGCACCGGGCAGCCAGCCGCGCGTGCCGAACGAGAATGTGCCGCTGCTCTGGGCACAGAGCCTGTATGTGGTGGGGCTGCTGCTGGAAGCGGGATTGCTCGCCCCGGCGGATATCGACCCGCTGAACCGCCGCTCACGGATCGGGCGCAAGCCGCCGGTGCCGGTTCGGCTGGTGGTGCTGGCCGAGGATGAGGATATCCGATGCAGCCTCGGCAGGTTCGGGGTGGAAGCCCAGCGTCTCGATCCCGCCGGTCCCGTCGCTGTCTGCGCGCCCGACGTGCTGACGGAGGTGCTGGGCCACATCGGCGACTGTCCCGCACTGGGTTTGACCGGGCGGCCGCCGCGCCGTCTCGGCAGCCTCATCACGGCGCAGGCTTTCCGCCTTTCGGGCAAGCCGACCGTGTTCGTGCCGACCTTCATCGGTGAGGATGGCTTCTATTTCAGCTTCGACAACCGCTTGGTGATCCAGCGGCTTCTGACCGAGGTGGCCTATGTCAACCGGAGCTGGACCCGGTCGGAGGCGCCGCTGCTGGTGCTGCCAGTGACCCATGGCATGACGGAGTCCGCCGGTTTCGACGAGCTGGCGCGGACACTGGCCGCCCTCTCGGCGGGGCGGGTTCCGGAGTTGGCGATCCGGGGCGTGACCTTGGGGCAGGCGCTGGCCGACGCCCATACGGTCAGCCTGCACGGCGTGCCGCCGGGACGACCGCTTGCGCCCTCCAACCGCTTCGAAGTGGCGGCCGAGACCGAGGCGCTGGACCGTCCGGATCTGTCGGAGGAGGAGCAGTTGGAGCTTCTCTACCGCACGGCCGGACGCCACGGACAATGGGCCACCGTCCGAACCGCGGCTTACCGGCTTGGCCGGCATGACGAGCGGTTGCAGGACGCGGTCAAGGAGATGGTGGTGCGCCGCAAGCGCATCATGCTGGGCCGCACCGGACAGCCCGGCGATCTGGTTGATACGCCGCTGGACAATGCCGGGGTGATCGCCCGGCTGGCGCGAGCCTGCGCCGGCGACCCCTGCCAGGACATGTTGGCCGAGGAGATGGTGCTGTTCTGCGGGACAGCGGTGAAGGCGAACCCGGACCTGTTCCGCCACTGCCTGACGCTCCGCCCGCTTGACCTGGTCGGACTGCTGGTGCGCAGCCTTCAACGGGACCGGAGCATCGACGAGGCGGAGGCCTGCCGGCACCTTGCCGGGGAGAGCCCGCATAACGTGGCGACGCGGCTTCGCCGGCTTATCGCTGGCTGTCCGGGGATGACGGGGGAGTTCTGTCTTCCAACGCTGAGCGGGATGGAGTCCGACCGGCCGGTCTTCGGACTGGAGGCGGAGACGGCGGGCTGGGTGGCGGGCTTCATCGCCGGCGGCTGCGACTGGGCGGCATGGCGGGACGCAACCGGTGCGCTGCTGCCGGTGCCTCCTGACTTCTTCGCCAGGGTCTGGGAGGTGCTGCACCATTGCGATGCCCTGGTGATCGCCGATCCAGCCGAACCCGCACACCGGCTGGACAGCTTCGTGCTGCGGGCCGATGCCACGCCGGACGAGCGGGATTTCGCGTTGGCGGTGGAGCTGCTGTTGGACCGGATCGCCGATCCCGCCTATCGACAGCTCACGGTGGAGACGCTGTGGGCCATGTCGGAGCTGCTCCGGGCCCGTTCGGACCTGCGGATCAAAGGGAGCGTCGCGGTGGACGAGCTTCTGGCCGCCGCTGTGTGCGCCCAGGGGATCGCAGACCCGGCGGAGGCATGGCGCCGCTTCCGTGCCCTTTCGCCGACGGAGGTGGCCGAGGCGGTTGCCGCCACCTTTCCAGCCCGTGCCGGCAGTCCAGGAGTAAGCGTAGCGGCCTGA
- a CDS encoding aldo/keto reductase: MTTAPALSPVVVGCMRLLQWGLDAPGLRDWMKAAVDLGINSFDHADCYGGYTVEGRFGEALALEPGLRDRIVLIGKIGVMFDAPGNPVRTKHYNLSKVHLIERAERSLRELRTDRLDYLLLHRPDPLMNPDEVAAAITELKRSGKVLAFGVSNFSASQVRMLASRVEEPLVANQVEISLEHPDALFDGTLDACMQTGMVPMAWSPLGGGGLFRDPAASPELDRLRAVLWEVGQAHGGAVPDQVALAWLMTHPAGIRPLVGTGRLDRLAGAAGAARIKLDRQDWYRLLEAARGIEVP, from the coding sequence ATGACGACCGCCCCTGCCCTGTCACCTGTCGTCGTTGGCTGCATGCGGCTGCTGCAATGGGGCCTGGATGCTCCTGGCCTGCGCGACTGGATGAAGGCCGCCGTCGATCTGGGCATCAACAGCTTCGACCACGCAGACTGTTATGGCGGCTACACCGTGGAGGGGCGGTTCGGGGAAGCGCTCGCGCTCGAGCCGGGGCTACGTGACCGGATCGTGCTGATCGGCAAGATCGGGGTGATGTTCGATGCCCCCGGCAACCCTGTCCGCACCAAACATTACAATCTCTCCAAGGTTCACCTGATCGAACGGGCGGAGCGGTCCCTGCGGGAGCTGCGCACTGACCGGCTGGACTACCTGCTGCTCCACCGCCCCGACCCGCTGATGAACCCGGACGAGGTGGCGGCAGCCATTACGGAGCTGAAACGATCCGGCAAGGTCCTGGCCTTCGGCGTCTCCAACTTCAGCGCCAGCCAGGTTCGCATGCTGGCCTCCCGCGTGGAGGAGCCCCTCGTGGCGAACCAGGTGGAGATCAGCCTGGAGCATCCAGACGCCCTGTTCGATGGCACGCTTGACGCTTGCATGCAGACCGGCATGGTCCCGATGGCCTGGTCGCCGCTGGGCGGCGGCGGGCTGTTCCGGGACCCCGCCGCCTCACCGGAGCTTGATCGCCTCCGCGCCGTCCTCTGGGAGGTTGGTCAGGCCCATGGCGGGGCGGTGCCCGATCAGGTGGCGCTTGCCTGGCTGATGACCCATCCCGCCGGCATCCGCCCCCTGGTCGGAACCGGCCGCCTGGACCGTCTGGCCGGTGCGGCGGGCGCAGCGCGCATCAAACTGGACCGGCAGGACTGGTACAGGCTGCTGGAAGCTGCCCGCGGCATCGAGGTGCCCTGA
- the glgB gene encoding 1,4-alpha-glucan branching protein GlgB, which translates to MAISPDVIALVVSASHGNPFAVLGPHGEPERDGRSAVRAFRPEAERMQLVSSDSSVLKDMVRRHEDGFFEAELDDTTAPTYRLRLFRGERSWEIEDPYRFGPSLGDLDRHLLGEGRHWRAYDAMGAHICTMDGVAGVRFAVWAPNARRVSVVGDFNGWDGRVHPMRLHPGLGIWELFVPGAAEGDSYKYEILGPQGNLLPLKADPYAFAAEYRPATASKVARIDRHEWRDAAWLEQRAARMDRSAPISIYEVHLGSWKRGEESHFLTYRELAEQLVPYVKEMGFTHLEVMPVHEHPFDGSWGYQPTGLYAPTARHGSPADFQAFVDACHQAGIGLIIDWVPGHFPNDAHGLYEFDGTHLYEHADPRQGYHPDWNTAIYNFGRQEVANFLTANALHWIRNFHIDGLRVDAVASMLYLDYSRKQGEWVPNRFGGRENLEAIDFLRAMNELVYSKDEGAAGGAVTIAEESTAWPGVSRPTYVGGLGFGYKWNMGWMHDTLQYMQRDPIHRRFHHNDLTFGLLYAFSENFILPLSHDEVVHGKGSLLARMPGDAWQKFANLRAYFGFMWTHPGKKLLFMGGEFAQGREWNHDASLDWHLLDIDWHQGVQSAVRDLNRLYRDTPALHELDCEGNGFRWIKGNSADESILAFARFGKAPDQAGGTAVVVCNFTPTVRQDYRVGLPEGGVWREVLNTDAAAYGGSGVGNPGGTAAESKEWDGQPFSAVFTVPPLGTMVLVREA; encoded by the coding sequence ATGGCCATCAGCCCCGACGTCATCGCCCTTGTCGTATCCGCCAGCCACGGCAACCCGTTCGCGGTGCTCGGCCCCCATGGGGAACCGGAGCGGGACGGCCGCAGCGCCGTTCGCGCCTTCCGCCCGGAGGCGGAGCGGATGCAGCTCGTCTCCTCTGACAGCTCGGTGCTGAAGGACATGGTTCGCCGGCATGAGGATGGCTTCTTCGAAGCGGAGCTGGATGACACGACAGCTCCCACCTACCGCCTGCGCCTGTTCCGGGGGGAACGGAGCTGGGAAATTGAAGATCCCTACCGCTTCGGTCCCAGCCTGGGCGACTTGGACCGCCACCTGCTGGGCGAGGGTCGGCACTGGCGGGCCTATGACGCCATGGGCGCCCACATCTGCACCATGGATGGGGTGGCCGGGGTGCGCTTTGCTGTCTGGGCGCCCAATGCCCGCCGTGTTTCGGTGGTCGGCGACTTCAATGGCTGGGACGGGCGCGTCCATCCGATGCGCCTTCATCCCGGCCTCGGCATCTGGGAACTGTTCGTGCCTGGTGCCGCAGAGGGCGACTCCTATAAGTATGAAATCCTGGGCCCCCAGGGAAACCTGCTCCCGCTGAAAGCAGATCCCTATGCCTTCGCGGCGGAGTACAGGCCTGCCACTGCATCGAAGGTCGCCCGTATCGACCGGCATGAGTGGAGGGATGCCGCCTGGCTGGAGCAGCGCGCCGCCCGCATGGACCGTAGCGCGCCGATCAGCATCTACGAGGTGCATCTCGGCTCCTGGAAGCGGGGAGAGGAAAGCCACTTCCTCACCTACCGCGAGCTGGCGGAGCAACTCGTCCCCTACGTCAAGGAAATGGGCTTCACCCATCTGGAGGTGATGCCGGTGCATGAGCATCCCTTCGACGGTTCCTGGGGCTACCAGCCGACCGGGCTCTATGCCCCCACTGCACGCCATGGCAGCCCGGCAGACTTCCAGGCTTTCGTGGATGCGTGCCACCAGGCCGGGATCGGCCTCATCATCGACTGGGTACCGGGCCACTTCCCCAACGACGCCCATGGCCTGTACGAGTTCGACGGCACCCATCTCTATGAGCATGCCGACCCGCGCCAGGGCTATCACCCGGACTGGAACACCGCGATCTACAATTTCGGCCGGCAGGAGGTGGCGAACTTCCTGACGGCGAATGCGCTGCACTGGATCAGGAACTTCCATATCGACGGGCTCCGCGTCGATGCCGTCGCCTCCATGCTCTATCTCGATTACAGCCGCAAACAGGGCGAGTGGGTGCCCAACCGCTTCGGCGGGCGGGAGAACCTGGAGGCCATCGACTTCCTGCGCGCGATGAACGAGCTGGTCTATTCCAAGGATGAGGGGGCAGCCGGCGGCGCCGTCACCATCGCGGAGGAATCCACCGCCTGGCCGGGCGTCTCCCGCCCCACCTATGTCGGCGGGCTGGGCTTCGGCTACAAATGGAACATGGGCTGGATGCACGATACGCTGCAATACATGCAGCGCGACCCCATCCACCGCCGCTTCCACCACAACGACCTGACCTTCGGGCTGCTCTACGCCTTCTCGGAGAATTTCATCCTGCCGCTCAGCCATGACGAGGTGGTGCACGGCAAGGGTAGTCTGCTGGCCCGCATGCCGGGCGATGCCTGGCAGAAGTTCGCCAATCTCCGGGCCTATTTCGGCTTCATGTGGACCCATCCCGGCAAGAAGCTGCTGTTCATGGGCGGGGAGTTCGCCCAGGGCCGGGAATGGAATCACGATGCCAGCCTGGACTGGCACCTGCTGGACATCGACTGGCACCAGGGCGTGCAGTCCGCCGTGCGCGATTTGAACCGCCTGTACCGCGATACACCCGCCCTGCACGAGTTGGATTGCGAGGGAAATGGCTTCCGCTGGATCAAGGGCAATTCGGCGGACGAATCCATTCTGGCCTTCGCCCGCTTCGGAAAGGCTCCGGACCAGGCCGGCGGAACTGCCGTGGTGGTCTGCAACTTCACCCCGACTGTCCGCCAGGATTACCGGGTCGGCCTGCCCGAAGGCGGAGTCTGGCGGGAGGTGTTGAACACCGATGCCGCCGCCTATGGCGGGTCCGGCGTCGGCAATCCCGGTGGCACCGCCGCCGAATCGAAGGAATGGGACGGCCAGCCCTTCAGCGCCGTCTTCACCGTGCCCCCGCTGGGCACCATGGTTCTGGTGAGGGAAGCATGA
- the hexR gene encoding transcriptional regulator HexR produces the protein MLERIRAMMPGLRKSEQKIAELVLKRPHSMVNASVAEVARDAAVSQPTVVRFCRAIGCAGFQDFKLRLAQDLATGTPYVHEDVKPDDPIADVAAKVLNRSMAAIARIRNQINADAVGMAVDILCAAKRLEFYGFGASGIVAMDAQNKFFRLGLPCTAYTDFHVQAMSAAILGPEAAVLAISHTGRTRELLRSVELALESGAKVIALTTGGTPLAERATVSLLVDVEEDTSIYTPMTSRLSHLAMVDVLQVGVALRRGTGLTNSLVRSKRPIRERRTTQRA, from the coding sequence GTGCTTGAACGCATCCGCGCGATGATGCCGGGCCTGCGCAAATCCGAGCAGAAGATTGCCGAGCTGGTGCTGAAGCGCCCGCATTCCATGGTCAATGCCTCGGTCGCGGAGGTGGCGCGCGATGCCGCGGTGAGCCAGCCCACCGTGGTGCGCTTCTGCCGGGCCATCGGCTGCGCCGGCTTTCAGGATTTCAAGCTTCGCCTGGCCCAGGACCTTGCCACCGGCACGCCCTATGTCCACGAAGATGTGAAACCGGACGATCCCATCGCGGATGTGGCGGCGAAGGTGCTGAACCGCTCCATGGCGGCCATCGCCCGCATCCGCAATCAGATCAATGCCGATGCCGTCGGCATGGCGGTGGATATCCTCTGCGCCGCGAAGCGGCTGGAATTCTACGGCTTCGGCGCGTCCGGCATCGTGGCGATGGACGCGCAGAACAAGTTCTTCCGCCTTGGCCTGCCCTGCACGGCCTATACCGACTTCCATGTCCAGGCCATGTCCGCCGCCATCCTTGGGCCGGAGGCAGCGGTGCTCGCCATTTCCCATACCGGACGGACCCGGGAATTGCTGCGCAGCGTCGAGCTGGCGCTGGAGAGCGGGGCGAAGGTCATCGCCCTGACCACCGGCGGCACCCCGCTGGCCGAACGCGCTACCGTGTCGCTCCTGGTGGATGTGGAGGAGGATACCAGCATCTACACGCCCATGACCTCCCGCCTCTCCCATCTGGCGATGGTGGACGTACTGCAGGTCGGCGTCGCCCTTCGGCGCGGCACCGGGCTCACTAACAGCCTGGTCCGCTCCAAGCGGCCGATCCGCGAGCGACGCACCACCCAGCGGGCCTGA
- a CDS encoding alpha-amylase family glycosyl hydrolase has protein sequence MPNPRFWRGSAGSLARRCGVALLAIAALGTAAGPALAQKPIRPWSEDILYFLLLDRFADGSKSNNADVQRDNPGGFHGGDFVGLTQRLDDLADLGVTAIWITPVMEQIKHPVNSGLDFEHWPHHGYWADDFSLIDPRFGTEAELKALVDAAHDRGIKVLLDTVYNHAGYGSAYLARPDARDLLRSTEFNNCGPEGDDLTTCVAGLPDFKTEKPEVAKWLIEMQIPRAKAVGLDGYRLDTVKHLGPEFWDMHRKIIDQELGQDFHLLGEIWGGSYQVADPYFEANRLDSALDFTFQGETLSWLQGRGRTIAFSRFLQKRHRVRDGHIMAHYLSSHDVPGFLYQLDGDLERFKVAAALQMASLGMPQIYYGEEVGRLGGDWPENRTDMPWGDMDIQPGKGKPRNEELRDYYKRIIAARRAHPAFSHGDYTELSTEGDLLVFQRSHEPSGDSVIVAANRSKAEAAATIPLPESWTGKSITDAVTGEDLGEAGAQIALTVPGLTARYLVVK, from the coding sequence TTGCCGAATCCAAGGTTCTGGCGTGGCTCCGCGGGGAGCCTCGCGCGTCGTTGCGGCGTCGCGCTGCTGGCAATTGCCGCCCTCGGTACGGCCGCCGGCCCCGCCTTGGCGCAGAAGCCGATTCGGCCCTGGTCGGAGGACATCCTCTATTTTCTGCTCCTCGATCGCTTCGCCGACGGCAGCAAGTCGAATAACGCGGATGTGCAGCGGGATAATCCAGGCGGCTTCCATGGCGGCGACTTCGTCGGGCTGACTCAGCGGCTGGACGATCTGGCGGACCTTGGCGTTACCGCCATCTGGATCACTCCGGTGATGGAGCAGATCAAGCATCCGGTCAACAGCGGCCTGGATTTCGAACATTGGCCCCATCACGGTTACTGGGCGGACGACTTTTCCCTGATCGACCCACGCTTCGGCACCGAGGCGGAGCTGAAGGCCCTGGTGGATGCGGCCCACGACCGCGGTATCAAGGTGCTGCTGGATACAGTCTACAACCACGCCGGCTACGGCTCCGCCTATCTCGCCAGGCCGGACGCGCGGGATCTGCTCCGCTCCACGGAATTCAATAACTGCGGACCCGAAGGGGACGACCTGACCACCTGCGTGGCCGGACTGCCGGACTTCAAGACGGAGAAGCCCGAGGTCGCCAAGTGGTTGATCGAGATGCAGATTCCCCGTGCCAAGGCGGTGGGGCTGGACGGCTATCGGCTCGACACGGTGAAGCATCTGGGTCCCGAATTCTGGGACATGCACCGGAAGATCATCGACCAGGAGCTGGGTCAGGACTTCCATCTTCTGGGTGAAATCTGGGGCGGCAGCTATCAGGTGGCGGACCCGTACTTCGAGGCGAACCGGCTGGACAGTGCGCTGGACTTCACCTTCCAGGGCGAGACGCTGTCCTGGCTCCAGGGGCGGGGGCGGACCATCGCCTTCAGCCGCTTCTTGCAGAAGCGCCACCGGGTACGCGACGGCCACATCATGGCGCACTACCTGTCCAGCCATGACGTGCCGGGGTTCCTCTATCAGCTCGACGGCGATCTGGAGCGGTTCAAGGTGGCGGCCGCGCTGCAGATGGCCAGCCTCGGCATGCCCCAGATCTATTACGGGGAGGAGGTCGGGCGGCTGGGCGGCGACTGGCCGGAGAACCGAACCGACATGCCCTGGGGCGACATGGATATCCAGCCCGGCAAGGGCAAGCCTCGGAACGAGGAGTTACGCGACTACTACAAGCGCATCATCGCAGCCCGCCGCGCCCATCCGGCCTTCTCCCACGGCGACTACACGGAGCTGAGCACCGAGGGCGACCTGCTGGTGTTCCAGCGCAGTCACGAGCCTAGCGGTGACAGCGTCATCGTCGCTGCCAACCGGAGTAAGGCGGAGGCGGCCGCCACGATCCCGCTCCCGGAATCCTGGACGGGCAAGAGCATTACCGACGCTGTCACGGGCGAGGATCTGGGCGAGGCGGGGGCGCAGATAGCCCTTACCGTGCCGGGACTGACCGCCCGCTATCTGGTCGTGAAGTGA
- a CDS encoding ABC transporter ATP-binding protein gives MAQIIFDNVAKRFGDVPVIENLNLHIADQEFMVFVGPSGCGKSTALRMIAGLEEISAGDLTIGDRVVNDVHPKDRDVAMVFQSYALYPHMTVRENIAFGLKIRKMPKPQIDALVGEAATMLGLTEYLDRKPRALSGGQRQRVALGRAIVRKPKVFLFDEPLSNLDAELRVTMRAEISKLQRRLKITTVYVTHDQVEAMTMGDRIAVLAPLKRHPGGNLMQVGTPLELYDRPQNLFVARFIGTPSMNVIQMAVDADGTALRYHDLAIPVPASFRAGISAHRGKAVAVGFRPEHVGHVEEHQWGATAPIRGQVEIVETLGHEAIVHFRVGEEMVIGKIRGHGVVLPRIGDLIELVVKADELHLFDAQTEKRIAEA, from the coding sequence ATGGCCCAGATTATTTTCGACAATGTTGCCAAGCGCTTCGGCGACGTTCCGGTCATCGAGAACCTGAACCTGCACATCGCGGATCAGGAATTCATGGTCTTTGTCGGCCCGTCGGGTTGCGGCAAGTCCACGGCATTGCGCATGATCGCGGGGCTGGAGGAGATCAGCGCCGGGGACCTCACGATCGGGGACCGGGTGGTGAATGATGTCCACCCCAAGGACCGCGACGTGGCCATGGTCTTCCAGTCCTACGCGCTGTATCCGCACATGACGGTGCGGGAGAACATCGCCTTCGGCCTGAAGATCCGGAAGATGCCGAAGCCGCAGATCGACGCGCTGGTCGGCGAGGCGGCGACCATGCTGGGCCTGACCGAGTATCTGGACCGCAAGCCGCGCGCCCTGTCCGGCGGCCAGCGGCAGCGCGTGGCGCTGGGCCGCGCCATCGTGCGAAAGCCCAAGGTCTTCCTGTTCGATGAGCCGCTGTCGAACCTGGACGCGGAGCTGCGCGTCACCATGCGGGCGGAAATCTCCAAGCTTCAGCGGCGGCTGAAGATCACCACGGTCTATGTCACCCATGATCAGGTGGAAGCCATGACCATGGGCGACCGCATCGCCGTTCTGGCCCCGCTGAAGCGGCACCCCGGCGGCAACCTGATGCAGGTCGGCACCCCGCTGGAGCTGTACGACCGTCCGCAGAACCTGTTCGTGGCGCGATTCATCGGCACGCCGTCCATGAACGTGATCCAGATGGCGGTGGACGCGGACGGCACGGCCCTGCGCTACCACGACCTAGCGATCCCGGTGCCGGCCTCTTTCCGGGCCGGCATCTCCGCCCACCGCGGCAAGGCGGTGGCGGTGGGCTTCCGGCCGGAGCATGTGGGCCATGTGGAGGAGCACCAGTGGGGCGCTACCGCCCCGATCCGCGGTCAGGTCGAGATTGTGGAGACGCTCGGCCATGAGGCCATCGTTCATTTCCGGGTCGGCGAGGAAATGGTGATCGGCAAAATCCGTGGACATGGCGTCGTGCTGCCGCGGATCGGTGATCTCATCGAACTGGTGGTCAAGGCGGACGAGCTGCACCTGTTCGACGCCCAGACTGAAAAGCGCATCGCCGAAGCGTGA
- a CDS encoding extracellular solute-binding protein: MQFSRRNLILVAGAAMFATALTVQAAPPALAQGQTLTVWHAYRGEERAAFDKAIKLFNEQNQGGVQAKALPVPFDAYADKISAAVPRGTGPDLFIFAQDRLGGWIEAGNIIEPIDFYIEDDVRERFLPNMMEAMTYRDQVFGLPFKYAAIAMIYNKAKVQNPPRTTGELVTWAKANTDASTGRYGWSYTYADFYYHAALMNGFGGGLFMTDGAGTLAEPTVNSPANVKSFEQLMSWFKQDGVLPAEPSTALVTSLFNEGKSDIVFSGPWFLGEVAKGIEIGVAPLPTLDEAGGEPMRPWMTVEGLFVSAQSKNKDAAYELARFLTTDEVAKIMALEGRQQPTNKNVYSDPAIAKDPILSGFRAQAETAVPMPNLAVMSLMWSPMTTAMNKIVKGTASPKQALDEAQQMLAADIANLRKSR; this comes from the coding sequence ATGCAGTTTTCGCGCAGGAACCTGATCCTTGTGGCCGGAGCGGCCATGTTCGCGACGGCGCTGACCGTTCAGGCGGCACCTCCGGCGCTGGCACAGGGCCAGACGCTGACCGTGTGGCACGCCTACCGCGGCGAGGAGAGGGCGGCGTTCGACAAGGCCATCAAGCTGTTCAATGAGCAGAACCAGGGCGGCGTCCAGGCCAAGGCCCTGCCGGTGCCGTTCGACGCCTATGCCGACAAGATCTCCGCCGCCGTGCCGCGCGGCACCGGTCCGGACCTGTTCATCTTCGCGCAGGACCGGCTGGGCGGCTGGATCGAGGCCGGCAACATCATCGAGCCGATCGACTTCTATATCGAGGACGATGTCCGCGAGCGCTTCCTGCCGAACATGATGGAGGCGATGACCTATCGCGACCAGGTGTTCGGCCTGCCGTTCAAGTACGCGGCCATCGCCATGATCTACAACAAGGCGAAGGTCCAGAACCCGCCCAGGACGACGGGCGAGCTGGTGACGTGGGCCAAGGCCAACACCGACGCCTCCACCGGCCGCTATGGCTGGTCCTACACCTATGCCGACTTCTACTACCATGCCGCGCTGATGAACGGCTTCGGCGGCGGGCTCTTCATGACCGACGGCGCTGGCACCCTGGCCGAGCCGACGGTGAACAGTCCGGCGAACGTGAAGTCGTTCGAACAGCTCATGAGCTGGTTCAAGCAGGACGGCGTCCTGCCGGCGGAACCCTCCACCGCGCTGGTCACCTCCCTGTTCAACGAGGGGAAGTCGGATATCGTCTTCTCCGGCCCGTGGTTCCTGGGCGAGGTCGCGAAGGGCATCGAGATCGGCGTCGCGCCGCTGCCGACGCTGGACGAGGCCGGCGGCGAGCCGATGCGGCCCTGGATGACGGTGGAGGGGCTGTTCGTCTCCGCCCAGTCGAAGAACAAGGACGCGGCCTATGAGCTGGCCCGCTTCCTGACCACCGACGAGGTGGCGAAGATCATGGCGCTGGAAGGCCGGCAGCAGCCCACCAACAAGAATGTCTACAGCGATCCGGCCATTGCCAAGGACCCGATCCTGTCCGGCTTCCGCGCCCAGGCGGAAACCGCCGTCCCGATGCCGAACCTGGCGGTGATGTCGCTGATGTGGTCGCCGATGACCACGGCCATGAACAAGATCGTCAAGGGCACCGCCAGCCCGAAGCAGGCCCTGGACGAGGCGCAGCAGATGCTGGCCGCCGATATCGCCAACCTGCGTAAGAGCCGGTGA